The DNA region GCGGTGAAGCTGGCGTCCGGCGTGCGAACCCGTACTTCGTGCAAGCGGCCGTTGCGGATCACCGGGTCAATGTCGGAGACCGGTGCGTTGAATCGCGTCTGGCTGTCCACCTGCCTGGACACCCAGTTCAGGTAATCCGACCATTCATGACGACTGGCCGGACGGCCCAGCAGGCCGAAATCGAACATCCGTCCTTTATCTTTGAGGTACATGGCGAAGGAAAAACGGCTGCGCGGATTGCGTGGCGTCACCAGGTCACGAAAGACATGGTGATTAATGTCTGTTCCGGCCAGCAGCAGCTCGCGGTGCCATTGGCTGTCGGGAGCGGCTTCCAGATAACGCAGGGAGAGTCTGGCCAGCGGGTCATTCGCTTCCCGTGCGTCCTCGAACGCACAGGCCAGCGCAATCCCGGCGGGGCCGAACCCGATACAGATGGCGTCCGAATGAAAAGAATGTGGTGTCGAGTTGCCCATGTGGTTCCGGTCCTTAGAAGTGTTTTGAAACGTTGAGTATTCAGTCGGTAGCGGCGCTCAGCCCGGCAGGCCCGAGCTTCCAGAGGCGGGCCGAAGCGGTTCGGCATTCGCCCTGATCGAAACTGACCGTGCCCATCGGCGTGCTGAAGGTGCTGTGATGAAGCGCGTTCAGCAGTGCCTGTCCACGCTCGGTGCTACTGGCCAGAATGGCCAGTACGTGGAGCATCAGCAGGCTTTCGCGGAAGTAGGTGTGCGGTTCAGCGGCGAACAGCGCCCGGTGCCATGCACTTGCCGGGCAGTGGTGACTGTCAGGCGTGTCGAAACCGATGACGTAGGTGTTGCGGTCGTGGGCCGGGGCACAGCCTAAATGCGGCGACGCGGCGTCGTCGGTCAGCACCAGCGGCCGAACGCTGCCGGCCTGGCGGCGTGCCTGCCAGTGCTCGCGACTGGCATTGAGACGTCCGGCAAATACCTCCACATCAGCGCTGTCCCGGTCGCTGACGCGCTTCAGGCCTGCTGCGGCGAGCGCTTCACCAATCGCTGCAGCCAGTGCCTGACCGTGTGCGCTGCCATCGGCATCAACCTGCACAGACCTCCACCGTCGAGCCGCCAGCCAGCGCACCAGATCGCCCGCCAATTGGCGGTCCGAGGGGCAGAAACGAAAGACATTGCGATGTTCCTGGGTCAACCGGTCGATGGTGGCCGCCGGCGTCAGCAGCGCAATACCGGCCTGCTCATAGCGCGGCGCAGCACCGATGGACGCGTCGGATGAAAAGTGACCGATCCCCAGATCGGCCTGCCAGTCGATCATGTGCTGCGCCACCTCGGCGCCACGCGCAGCGTCGGCACCGTCGTCGATAAAGTGCCACTGCACCTGTGCCAGTTCCGGTATGCAATTACGCGCCACCGCCAGTGCGCGCATGAAGGTCCGTGCATGCGGCGTTGCGGCGGGGTCGAACAGCGCGCTGACGCCGACGCGTAGCCCTGTTGTCATGGGCATGAACGGCAACATCACGGCTGCACGCTCTCACGCTGCGGCGACAGCGCTGACCAACCGGAACAGGCCCCCTGACTGCCACGCAACCGGCCAAGCAGCTGGTCGCAGGCAATCTGTGCGATGCCGGGCGCAAACTTGAACCCCAGCCCGGACATGCCCGCAGCCAGATAAACCGGACTCTGCTCATCGCAGAAGCCCAACAACGGACGGCCATCGACGCTGTAGCTGTCGAAACCCGGCAACACATCCAGCACCCGTGCATTTGTTGCTGAACCGCACAGCTGGTTGATGCGCTTGCAGGCATCTTCGGCATGCCGCGCATCGGGCTGTGCCAGGTCCTCCGGCCACAAAGCGCTGTCGCGCAGCCCGCAGCCGGTCTGCACGATGTTGCGGGTCAGCGGTATGGCATAGCTC from Pseudomonas syringae includes:
- a CDS encoding ABC transporter substrate-binding protein; the protein is MPMTTGLRVGVSALFDPAATPHARTFMRALAVARNCIPELAQVQWHFIDDGADAARGAEVAQHMIDWQADLGIGHFSSDASIGAAPRYEQAGIALLTPAATIDRLTQEHRNVFRFCPSDRQLAGDLVRWLAARRWRSVQVDADGSAHGQALAAAIGEALAAAGLKRVSDRDSADVEVFAGRLNASREHWQARRQAGSVRPLVLTDDAASPHLGCAPAHDRNTYVIGFDTPDSHHCPASAWHRALFAAEPHTYFRESLLMLHVLAILASSTERGQALLNALHHSTFSTPMGTVSFDQGECRTASARLWKLGPAGLSAATD